The nucleotide sequence ATTTCCATCTCCGTGGTCCTGCTGCTTCTGATCCTGGCGGTGGTCTTCCTCCGCAGCGGCGGATTGCGCATCTCGCATGCGCTGGTCTGTGTGACGCTGGGCTTCTACCTGGCGAGCAGCAGCGTGGCGCCCACCATTTCCGAGGGGCTCGCCGCCACCGCGGACGTGGTCAGCAGCGTCCGCCCCTGACCCACGCCCGCGGCGACCGGCCAATCCCAGCCGGGCTCAGCGGCCGATCTCGACGTCCTCCAGCACACCGACCGCATCGGGCACCAGAATCGCCGCCGAGTAGTAGGCGGAGACCAGATAGGACGTCACGGCCTGCTCGCTGATGCCCATGAACCGGACGTTCAGACTGGGCTCGTACTCGTCCGGGATACCGGTCTGATGCAGACCGATGACCCCCTGGCTCTCCTCCCCGGTGCGCATCGCCAGGATGGAGCTGGTGCCGGACTCGCTGATCGGGATCTTGTTGCAGGGCAGCAGCGGAACCCCGCGCCACGCCCGCACCGCGACCCCGGCCACCTCGATGCCCTGCGGATACAGACCACGGTCGCTGCACTCACGCCCGAAGGCGGCGATGGTGCGCGGATGCGCCAGCAGATACTGGGTCTTGCGGCGCCGTGCCAGCAGCTCATCGAGGTCGTCGGGGGTGGGTGGTCCGCTGCGGGTGTGGATGCGCTGGGAGAGGTCGGCGTTGTGCAGCAGGCCGAATTCGCGGTTGTTGACGAGCTCGTGTTCCTGGCGTTCGCGCAGGGCTTCGATGGTGAGGCGGAGTTGCTGCTCGACCTGGTTCATGGGCTCGTTGTAGAGGTCGGCGACGCGGGTGTGGACGCGGAGCACGGTCTGGGCCACGCTCAGCTCGTACTCGCGCGGCGCCAGCTCGTAGTCCACGAACGTGCCCGGCAGGACCGGCTCACCCGCGTGGCCGGACGCGACGGCGATATCGGCCTCACCGCGCCGGTTCTGAGCGGGCGTGGACCGCTCCGAAAGCCCCTGGAGATGGTCGCGCAGCGCATCGGAGCGGTCGGCGGCCTCCTGGACGACGCGGCGGGGGAGAGTGAGCACCGTGGTCCGGGTGACGGCCCGGACGCTGAACTCCCAGGTGTGCTCCGGACCGGTCAGCAC is from Streptomyces hygroscopicus and encodes:
- a CDS encoding Crp/Fnr family transcriptional regulator: MTTSVESGEQPLSLGTAAARNLATTTKSVPQMQAISSRWLLRVLPWVQVSAGTYRVNRRLTYTVGDGRVEFISTGSQVRVIPPELGELPTLRGFGDTAVLESLADGCVQREYAPGDVLVEAGRPADQVFLIAHGKVRQVAPGAYDEGTTLAVLADGEYFGDAVLTGPEHTWEFSVRAVTRTTVLTLPRRVVQEAADRSDALRDHLQGLSERSTPAQNRRGEADIAVASGHAGEPVLPGTFVDYELAPREYELSVAQTVLRVHTRVADLYNEPMNQVEQQLRLTIEALRERQEHELVNNREFGLLHNADLSQRIHTRSGPPTPDDLDELLARRRKTQYLLAHPRTIAAFGRECSDRGLYPQGIEVAGVAVRAWRGVPLLPCNKIPISESGTSSILAMRTGEESQGVIGLHQTGIPDEYEPSLNVRFMGISEQAVTSYLVSAYYSAAILVPDAVGVLEDVEIGR